The genomic interval CCAGGGCTCGTAGTAGCTGGGGAACACGCCGAGGTGGCAGCCGCGGACGAACTGGTCGTAGTCCATCCCGAAGAGCGGGCTGGTGCCGCTGATGAAGTCGGGGTGGAAGACCACCTTGACCGGGTCCTCCTGCGCGTTGTGGAGGTGGCAGCGGTGCAGCTGGTCGAGCACCGGGTCGCGGCCGGGGTCGACCAGGTCGTGGGTCACCACCGAGGGCAGGCCGCTGCGCTTCCACTCCTGCTGCAGCCGCCGCAGCCGCAATTTGGAGTAGTCGTCGACGAGCGTGTTCAGGTCGGTCGTGCCGCCCCGGGTCGCCTCCATGAACAGCCGCTCGGCGATCTGCCGCTCGTAGCGCGCGATCGTGCGCCGGAAGTCGTCGACGTAGGAGCAGCCCTTCAGCGAGGCGACCGAGATCGACCGCGTGGCCGCCCGGGTGATCAGGAAGAAGACCACGGTGACGCCGCTCCCCTCGGCTTTGAGGCGGTGGTTGAGCCGGGCGAGGGCCTCGATCGTCAGGTCCATCCCCTTGTTGCGGTACTCGTAGCGGCCGCTGGTGAAGAGGTAGAGCGTCTTGTCGAGGTCGAAGGTGTAGCTCGGGAAGAAGTGCCCGATCGTGAACTCGTGGATCCGGTTCTTGTACTCGTCGTGGAGGTGCTGGAACTGGTGGATGGCCGCGAAACGCTCGGTGTTGATGCCGTTGGGGAGCACGTGGTCGACGTCGCGGCCGAGCAGGTGGCGGCACTCCAGCGCGGTGATGTCGCTGACGGTCGTGAAGACCTGCGAGCCGTGGGCGGCCGCGCGCTCGATGCCGTGCTGGCTGGCGACGTTGAACTTCGTCGCCTCGGCCCCCGCGTCGTAGAAGGGCAGGTGGTCGTAGAACGTCGGGTCGTTCATCGCCAGGTAGCGGCCGAGCACCGTCGCGTGCGTGGTGAACACGAAGGTGCCCGGCCAGCTCTCCTGGCGGAGCATGGGGATGCACGGCGCGGCCATCCACTCGTGGATCTGGGCGACCACGGCGCGGCCCGAGGGCGACGCTTCGTGGTCGCCGGGGCCCGCCCCGTGCTCGCCGGCGGCGCGGGCGGCGTCGGCCTCCTCGGGGGCGAGCGGCTGCTCGGCCGTGGCACCGCTCTGCGTGAGGAAGCTCAGGAACACGCGCAGGCACTCGCCGAAGGCGACGACGCCGTCGATGAGCTCGTCGTCGGGCGTGGGGATCTGGTGGTCGCGCCAGAGCCGGGCCTTGACGTCGCCGAGGTACCGCTGGGCGTCGCTGCGGTGCAGCAGCACGATCCAGGGCCGGCCCGCGACCAGCCAGCGGCCGAGCTCGACGCGGTAGCCCGCGGCCCGCATCGCCTCCACCGCGGGCCGGAAGGGGCTGGCCCCCTCGTCGCTCTCGAACTCCCGCAGCGCGTGGACCTGGTCGTAGGGCCCGGCGAGGCAGTAGCGGTTGCCCCACTTGGTCTGCATCGTCTGCACCTTCGTGCGCAGCACGGTGTAGATGCCGCCGATGGGGTTGCACGCCTCCCACGCCGCCTCGACCAGCAGCGGCTGGCGGGCCGTCGCGCTGCGGAGGGCGTTGCCGGTCCGCTCGTGGACGTTCGCGGGCCGGTCGCCGCGGCGGACCGGCACGGGGTCCTCTTCGGGGCCGCGGGCCGCGGCGAGCAAGTCGGCGTCGGGGTCGGGCATCGCCCGATCGTAGAGGGGGCCTGCCGCGGTCACCGCCGCCGCCGACGCGGACCCGTAGCCTCGCGGATGGACGAGCAGCGGCTGGACGCCGGGGCGTGGGTGGCGGCGATCACCGGCGACGACGCGGACGCGGTGGCGCGGGCGGTGGCCGCCGAGCCGGCTCGCGCCCGCGGATTTCTCACCCGCGACCGGCCGTGGGGGCCCGAGCGGTGGATGCCGCTGCACCTCGCCGCCGACGCCGGCGCCGCGCGCGTCCTCGACGCCCTCCTCGCGGCGGGCGTGTCCGTCGAGCCGCGCAGCCAGGCCCCCGGGGCACCGCTCACCCGGGGCCGCGCCACCCCGCTGCACCTCGCCGCGGCCGCCGGCCACGCCGAAGCGGTCCTCCGCCTGGTCGCCGCCGGCGCCGAGCCGGACGTGCTCGACGCCGCCGGCGACCGTCCGCTGCACCTCGCCGCCCGCGCCGGCCACGCCGACGCGGTGCAGGCCCTGCGGATGTCCGACGCGGCGCTGGAGGCCCGCAGCGGCCGCGGCCGCACGCCGCTGCACGAGGCGATCGCGGGCGGGAGCGAGGACGCGGCGCTGGCGCTGCTGCGCGCCGGCGCCGACGCCGCGGCGTTGTGCCCGAAGGAGCCGGGGAAGCGGACGGTCCGCGAGCGGGCCGCCGCCGCGGGGATGGAGCGCCTGCTCTCCGCGCTCCCGCCCGCCTGACGGGCCGCGCCGCCCGCGCCAGCCGCATCGCATCGCGACCCGATGCGGGCCGCTGGCACCCGCCGCGAGGGGCCTCAGGCCGTCTCTTCGCGCCACTTGATGTTGCAGCCCATCGACGGCCGCTGCTCCACCGCCACCTCTTCGCCCGCGAGCACCTGCTCGATCGCCGCCCGCAGCGTCGCCCCGTCCGCCTGGCCGTCGCGGTCGTCGTACACGCCGCTCTTGACCCGGTGCGGCCGCGTCGGGTCGAGTTCGCCGCGGTAGGCGAGCTTGTGCTCCGCATCGAAGAGGAAGAAGTCCGGCGTGCACGCGGCCGTAAACGCCCGCGCCACCTCCTGCGTCGCGTCGTAGAGGTACGGGAAGGCGTAGCCGCGGGCCTGCACCTCCTCCTTCATCTTCTCGGGCGCGTCCTCGGGGTACGCCTGCGCGTCGTTGCTGCTGATCGCGACCACGGCGAGCCGGCCGGCGTAATCGTCGCCCAGCCGCTTGAGCTCGGGCGCCACGTGCTTCACGTACGGGCAGTGGTTGCAGATGAACATCACCAGCATCGGCACGCCGGCGAACTCCTCGTTCGTGCGGACGCGGCCGGCGGTGTCGGGCAGGGCGAAGGCGGGGGCGGGGGTGCCCAGCGGGAGCATCGTGGAGGGGGTGAGGGCCATGACGCGGACGCTACGCGGACCGGGGCCGCGCCCGGCGCAGCCCGCCGGCCGGCTCAGCCCCTCATCTCGACGATCTCGAAGCGCTTCACGCCCTTGGGCAGGTCCACCTTCACGGTCTCGCCGACGCGGGCCTTCATGAGCGCCTCGCCCATCGGGCTGCTCGCGGTCACCTCGATTTCGTCCGCGTCGAAGCTGCCCGAGGCGGTGCCCACCAGCTTGTACAGGTCGCTGGAGTCGTCGCTGAGGTCCTTGAGCACCACGACCGAGCCCAGGAAGACCATGTCGTCGGGCTTCTCCACGTTGTCGGTCACCTGGGCGTTCTGCAGCTTCTCCTCCAGGCGCTTGATCTCCGCCTCCTCCATGCCCTGCCGCTCGCGCATCGCGTGGTACTCGGCGTTCTCCTTGAGGTCCCCCTGCTCCCGGGCGGCGGCGATGCGCTCCTTGATGTCGGTGCGGTTGTGGTGCAGCTCGTCCAGGCGGGCCTGGATGCGCGACTGGTCTTCGGGGGTGATGAACTCCACGGGGGGAAACTCCAGGGTCGGGGAACGAGGAAACGGGACGCGACGGGCTGCGCAAGCAGGCGACCTTCCGCCGCGGGGATCCGCTGGGCGTGGCCGTCCCCCGCGGTGACGGGTGCGGGGCGTGCGGACTCTAACCCGATGCCCCGCCGCCGGGCCGCCGGGCCGCCGCCCCGCGAACCGACACGGGGCGACCGCCGCCCGCCCCGGCCCCGCGTTGCAGCGCCCACACCGCCGCTTGTGTGAGGATTGCGCAAGAAGTGGGCGAAATTTTTGAGGACGACCTTCCGACGGGACGGAAGATCCGCTACGCTTGGCGGGAAATTCCCTCCGCTCCAACCCGCAGCCGCACCGTGCGGCGCGGGTTCTGTGATGCGGACCATCCGCCACACCCGGAGAATCTGATGCTGAAGCCGTCCACCACCGCCCTCCTCGCCGCCTCGGCCCTGCTCGCCGCGCCCGGCGCCTCCGCCGCAACGCTGGTGAGCTACGCCACGTTTCCCTACGACCCGGCAGACTCGGGCGAGCGTGTTTCCGTGGCGGCCGACGTCACCGAAGCCGGGATCACGGGCTTCGACCTGACCCGCAACGGCGGTCTGGTCGACGTACCCACGCGCAACGCTTTCAACTCGAGCGGTTGGGCCAGCAACGACCCCGGCTCCCCCACCGTGCTCAACAACGACGCCTTCGTCCAGCTGGGCTTCAGCGTGGACCCGGGGTTCACCGTGGTCCTCGATGACCTCATCATCGGCACCGACTCGTCCACGAGCGGCCCCAGTCTCATCGGTGTTTACACGTCGGCCGACGGCTTCGCCGCCCCGATCGGCACCATCGCAGAGGACGGCAACTTCAGCAACACGACGCTCGACCTCTCCTCGATCGGTGAGATCAGCGGCGACTTCTTCGTGCGTTTCTACAACGACGGCGGCGTCACGCCCGCCGCGCCGTCGGTTCCGGGCGAAGAAGACATGGCCAACACGAGCACGTGGCGTGTGGTCAGCTTCCGCAGTGACGACGGCGTCTTCAGCGACACGCAGATCACCGGCACCGTGGTGCCCGAGCCCGCCAGCCTCGCCCTGGTCGCCCTCGGCGGCACCGCCCTGCTCGCCCGCCGGCGTCGCCAGGCCTGAGCCGGGCCCCGCACTCCCCGCCGCCGCCCCCACCGGGGCGGCGGCGAATTTGGCCGCGCGGCCTTCGCGTGGCGAAACACCACAAGTTCCCCCCCCCCGAGACGCTGCAATGCCCTCCTCCGGTTCCTCCCGCGCCAAGCACGCCTTCACGCTCATCGAGCTGCTGGTCGTGATCAGCATCATCGCGCTCCTGATCGGCATCCTGCTGCCGGCGCTGGGCGCCGCGCGTGGCGCGGCGCGCTCTGGCGTCTGCCTCTCCAACATGAAGCAGTTGGGCGTGGGTCAAGCGAGCTACTCCGCCACGTTCAACGATTGGATCTCCGGACCCAACACCAGCGGCGGCGAGCTGACGAAGCAGAAGGGCGCGTATACCTTCAGGAATACCGCTTCGGAGCCGACCCAGAACTTCGATTGGATCTCGCCCACGGTCGGAAGCGACATGGGCCTGCCGGGCTCGAGGCGTGACCGGACCCAGCGGATCTTCGAGAACGAGTTCCGCTGCCCCGAGAACGAAGAGCGGTACACCGGCGTGTTCAGCCCCGGGAGCGACTTCGGCAGCGCCGACACCTGGCTGTCGAACAGCTACTCGATCCTTCACTCGTGGACCACGAACTGGGTGAGCAGCAGCTCGGATCCCACGCAGGTGTACATCCCCTTCTTCATGCGAAACGCTTTCGATGTGGAAGAGGGCTACCGCGGCCGGCTGGATCGGATCACGGACGTCTCCGGCAAGGCTTATGTGACGGAGGGCACGCGCTACTACGACTATGGCTCGGGCGAGATGACCTTCAACGGCCGGACCTTTGATGCATTCGGGGGTAACTTCGGCACGGCCGGCCCCGTGATGGCGAGCCTGACCGCGAACGGCGATCCGTACCGCGGGGCTGTGCCTGGCGCCGATGCAGCGACGATCGAGCAGTCGAAGCGGCTGGCCTACCGGCACAACGGCGACATCAACAGCCTCTTCTTCGACGGGCACGTCGAGAGCATGAGCATGGAGCAGTCACTCGACGTGAACTACTGGATTCCTTCGGGAGCAACGGTCAAAGACGCCTCGCTGACGCCCGACCCGAACGACACGACGGGCCAGGTCATTCGCTGAGATCCGGTCGCGAGCCTCGCCCACGCCGCGGACCGTCGCCGGTTCGCGGCGTTTTCGTGCGCGGTCCGCGGATCCGCCGTGTTGCCGGGCCCGCGGTTTGCAAGCCGGGGGGTTTCCTGACATGATGCCGGCGGCTCCGCCTCCGCGCCTCCGGCGTGGGGGCTGTCCTGCCCCCGCACGCCCTCCGAGAACCCCGAGAAAACGCCCCGCATGCCCATCCGCATCAAAGCCCGCAACGGTGAATCCGCCGAACAGATGCTCCGTCGCTTCAAGAAGCTCTGCGAGAAGGAGGGCCTGACCAAGGACGTGAAGAAGCGGGCTTTCTACGAGAAGCCCTCGGAGATCAAGCAGCGGAACGCCCGGCGGACCCGCCCGGCGTCGTCGCCGCGGGACTGAGGCCGGCGGCCGGGGAGTTCCGCCACGCGGGCCCCGCCGGGCGGGGCGGCTTTCTGCTGCGCACGGGCGGATCCGGGGGTGCCCGCGGCGTCGTTCCGGCCGGGCGGGCGAGGCGTGGCCGGCGCGGCGTTCCGGCACGCCCGCGCCATCTGCGGCATCATCCCCGCAGCTCACCTCAAGACTCACCGCCGGAATCGACCCTCCATGCCGCTGCTCTTCCTCCTCGCCCCGCTGGGCGCCGC from Phycisphaera mikurensis NBRC 102666 carries:
- a CDS encoding PEP-CTERM sorting domain-containing protein — translated: MLKPSTTALLAASALLAAPGASAATLVSYATFPYDPADSGERVSVAADVTEAGITGFDLTRNGGLVDVPTRNAFNSSGWASNDPGSPTVLNNDAFVQLGFSVDPGFTVVLDDLIIGTDSSTSGPSLIGVYTSADGFAAPIGTIAEDGNFSNTTLDLSSIGEISGDFFVRFYNDGGVTPAAPSVPGEEDMANTSTWRVVSFRSDDGVFSDTQITGTVVPEPASLALVALGGTALLARRRRQA
- a CDS encoding glycosyltransferase is translated as MPDPDADLLAAARGPEEDPVPVRRGDRPANVHERTGNALRSATARQPLLVEAAWEACNPIGGIYTVLRTKVQTMQTKWGNRYCLAGPYDQVHALREFESDEGASPFRPAVEAMRAAGYRVELGRWLVAGRPWIVLLHRSDAQRYLGDVKARLWRDHQIPTPDDELIDGVVAFGECLRVFLSFLTQSGATAEQPLAPEEADAARAAGEHGAGPGDHEASPSGRAVVAQIHEWMAAPCIPMLRQESWPGTFVFTTHATVLGRYLAMNDPTFYDHLPFYDAGAEATKFNVASQHGIERAAAHGSQVFTTVSDITALECRHLLGRDVDHVLPNGINTERFAAIHQFQHLHDEYKNRIHEFTIGHFFPSYTFDLDKTLYLFTSGRYEYRNKGMDLTIEALARLNHRLKAEGSGVTVVFFLITRAATRSISVASLKGCSYVDDFRRTIARYERQIAERLFMEATRGGTTDLNTLVDDYSKLRLRRLQQEWKRSGLPSVVTHDLVDPGRDPVLDQLHRCHLHNAQEDPVKVVFHPDFISGTSPLFGMDYDQFVRGCHLGVFPSYYEPWGYTPLESIALGVPAITSDLAGFGSYVAQHMPAQRHGGAEGGTAGVPEGVSIVPRRGTDPNHSAEVLTEEMLRFCRLDRRGRITQRNAVEDFAQDFDWRQLAAHYEEAYATAIERL
- a CDS encoding ankyrin repeat domain-containing protein codes for the protein MDEQRLDAGAWVAAITGDDADAVARAVAAEPARARGFLTRDRPWGPERWMPLHLAADAGAARVLDALLAAGVSVEPRSQAPGAPLTRGRATPLHLAAAAGHAEAVLRLVAAGAEPDVLDAAGDRPLHLAARAGHADAVQALRMSDAALEARSGRGRTPLHEAIAGGSEDAALALLRAGADAAALCPKEPGKRTVRERAAAAGMERLLSALPPA
- the rpsU gene encoding 30S ribosomal protein S21; the encoded protein is MPIRIKARNGESAEQMLRRFKKLCEKEGLTKDVKKRAFYEKPSEIKQRNARRTRPASSPRD
- the greA gene encoding transcription elongation factor GreA — its product is MEFITPEDQSRIQARLDELHHNRTDIKERIAAAREQGDLKENAEYHAMRERQGMEEAEIKRLEEKLQNAQVTDNVEKPDDMVFLGSVVVLKDLSDDSSDLYKLVGTASGSFDADEIEVTASSPMGEALMKARVGETVKVDLPKGVKRFEIVEMRG
- a CDS encoding prepilin-type N-terminal cleavage/methylation domain-containing protein produces the protein MPSSGSSRAKHAFTLIELLVVISIIALLIGILLPALGAARGAARSGVCLSNMKQLGVGQASYSATFNDWISGPNTSGGELTKQKGAYTFRNTASEPTQNFDWISPTVGSDMGLPGSRRDRTQRIFENEFRCPENEERYTGVFSPGSDFGSADTWLSNSYSILHSWTTNWVSSSSDPTQVYIPFFMRNAFDVEEGYRGRLDRITDVSGKAYVTEGTRYYDYGSGEMTFNGRTFDAFGGNFGTAGPVMASLTANGDPYRGAVPGADAATIEQSKRLAYRHNGDINSLFFDGHVESMSMEQSLDVNYWIPSGATVKDASLTPDPNDTTGQVIR
- a CDS encoding thioredoxin family protein, with product MALTPSTMLPLGTPAPAFALPDTAGRVRTNEEFAGVPMLVMFICNHCPYVKHVAPELKRLGDDYAGRLAVVAISSNDAQAYPEDAPEKMKEEVQARGYAFPYLYDATQEVARAFTAACTPDFFLFDAEHKLAYRGELDPTRPHRVKSGVYDDRDGQADGATLRAAIEQVLAGEEVAVEQRPSMGCNIKWREETA